In Carya illinoinensis cultivar Pawnee chromosome 9, C.illinoinensisPawnee_v1, whole genome shotgun sequence, the following are encoded in one genomic region:
- the LOC122275225 gene encoding uncharacterized protein LOC122275225 yields MAFFSSKLPLALFLSSLFLHAAISELVCENLPSNVCAFAIASSGKRCLLETAVGGKGIVEYQCRTSEVVVEGKSEYIETDQCVKACGVDRKAVGISSDALLEPQVTAKLCSPDCYQKCPNIIDLYSNLAAGEGVSLPDLCEGQRTNPHRAMSELLSSGVAPGPVVTDHHYSAESTQAPSSAPAPAPL; encoded by the exons ATGGCTTTTTTCTCATCTAAATTGCCTTTGGCTCTCTTCCTATCTTCTCTCTTCCTCCATGCAGCAATAT CCGAGCTGGTCTGTGAGAATTTGCCATCGAATGTTTGCGCGTTTGCAATAGCTTCGTCGGGGAAAAGGTGTTTGCTGGAGACGGCTGTGGGTGGGAAAGGAATCGTGGAGTACCAGTGCAGGACATCAGAAGTGGTGGTTGAGGGCAAGTCTGAATACATAGAGACCGACCAATGTGTTAAGGCTTGTGGTGTTGATAGGAAAGCTGTCGGAATTTCATCGGATGCCCTTCTTGAaccccaagtcactgccaagcTTTGCTCCCCGGATTGTTACCAGAAGTGTCCCAACATTATCGATCTTTATTCCAACTTGGCTGCTGGGGAGG GAGTATCTTTGCCAGATCTTTGTGAGGGGCAACGCACTAACCCTCACCGTGCCATGAGCGAGCTTTTGAGCTCTGGTGTAGCCCCTGGTCCCGTTGTTACTGATCATCATTATTCAGCGGAATCAACGCAGGCGCCCTCCTCTGCTCCAGCTCCAGCTCCCCTGTAA